TATAGTTAGCTGgccgaaacaaaaaaaaaacatgtttaaaactaaaaagttgGTGCACTTGAGATTTTGACGTTAAATATTTTGTCGTAAAGTCTTCGTTACAGTTACGTCTACATTACGACAAATccttgtttcctcgtaaaaaccacgttacGTTGCGTCGGTTTTAcgacaaaattttattttcgttaATTTACGACAGTATTACgttgatttattttttcctcgtaaagttctCATAAATAGGACGTAAACTTATGAAGACTTTTTTTCCTTgttatttttcctcgttaaagtTTCGTTTTGTTGTAGTGGTTGGATTTTTCAAGCAATACGATAAAAgaactataaataaaattcctaaaatttaaaatgttatttgcgtctatataagtaaaaagtcgtTGTGAAAAGGGATAACAGTTTTTTTGGTAAGATAACGTGAACATATGGTAATTGTGATAAAATCatgataaaagaaagaaattctATAAGCGAGTTTTTGTTTGTTAGTTATAGAAGTATACAGATTGACTGATGGTGAGCAGGAAAAGGGATGGCTGTTACACCAaagtttaagcaaaaaaaaaggatggCTGTTAGATAAAGTCACAAAATTAAATTGCATagtaatctttttcttttttttttgaaactgtagttatctttttctttttgaacgaTTTTCAGTACATATAGTTTTGGAATGATTGATATAGTACGAACtatataagaaaagaaacatatttaaaagaaaaaattgccAAAACGGAATAGAAAAACAAGTACATTGTCCCTTTGCCATAAATCTCTTTTTGGTCAGATTTGGACTTAGGTACCCCTGATGAACTTTGAAAAatcatatcaattattttaagaatcctaaaaatatggaaaaatatacaaaatgtaTATAAACAAGAGACAAACATATGAAAAATACTTTGGTTGACTAAATAATTGTGGAacacaatttcatattttggtCTACCGATGGCAGAAAACATAATCTAGTGTCTACGAGGATGTAGATTGCATATTCGGTTAACTACATAAATATCTGCAAACACCAGAACTTTAAATCGACCATTTGTTATAATTCTAGCATGATAGAATTGAACGACTactctttcttttatttctgaACTACGGTAGACATGGTAGAAGTAAACGACTACCATAACTTTTATTTCTGAACTACGGTAGATTTGATTAACTATTATTTCCTAATATAACTACAGAGGCCAAATGACAAAATCTGCCATGTTTCACGATTCTGCCATAATATTATTCCATAATCTACCACATTCCTTTATTCTTCGGACAACGTAATGTACGTTCTACGAATTTCGAATTGTATATTTTCCTTAAATATCTCCATAATCTGGTAAGAGAATATCTTCTAAATCTATTTTCCTTAAATTTCGTGTATTccaagtaaatttttttaaaaaaaatcgtggTCTTCTTCTTGGTGAGaggattttgatatttttcatccaaaaattttgaatttcttgttGAAGAAGATGCATATCTATGCTTCTTGTGGGTTGTGGAAATTTGATCCCCTTAAAGGATGGAGATTTGCGGTTGATAAGAACAAACGAGGTAGAGTATTGTACATGGAATTGACAAGTTCCTTTGAAGACCTAAGGCGTATGGTTTTAGAAGATTTTGGAATTGACCAAAACCTTGTCGAGCTTGAGTTAAGCTACTTACCTATGGAGTTAATCGGTTCAATAGACTGTCCCCCAGTTATCATTGAGAGTGATCGGCAAGTCAAAAAATTTCTTACTTATGTACGTGGAAAAACTTCTACAAGGTTGTGTGTGTCTACTTCACCTATCAGTGGAAACAACAGCAACATTGGGGTTGATAATGAGAAATCTAGCTCGCCTATCAGAGAACAAGGTGAACCTTCCTCGTTTCCACCTCGAGATGACAGTGTTCGTTCATCTGAATCAAGCAAGGATGTTGAAGATAATTCCAATTCAAACGCCAAtaaagaagatgatgttctcGCCATTAAAGCAAAAGAAGACGATAATGGAAAAAGTGTTCGGTTTTCTTTGGTGGATGTTGTGAAGAGGGGTGAaacgtttcaaaacaaaaccatgTTGAAAGCAACTATGGAAATGTCGGCAATGACGCATAATTTCGATTACAAAGTTGTGAAATCTGACAGAAACCTTTGGTACATCCGATGCAAATACAACCCTTGCAAATGGAGTGTTCGAGCTGAGGGGTTATCAGGTTCCACATATTTCATCATCAAAAAATATGTGGCGGATCATACATGCGCTGCGTCGAGTATGAATAATGGTGGTCGGACAGCTTCTGCAAAGACAATTGGCAGTCTAATAATGCATAGGTATGATGGTGTGAAAGAAGGTCCCAAAACAAATGATGTCATACAGATTATGAGGATGGAACATGGATGTGAGATATCTAAGTCCTTAGCATGGGATGCTCGGGAGTTTGCAATTAGCATGGTTAGAGGTATTCCAGAGAAGAGTTTTGGAAAAATTCCAAAGTACTTGCACATGCTGAGAGAAGCTAATCCAAGAACGCATACGTTTTATGAAACCGATGTTGATGGTAGATTCAGATTTCTCTTCGTTTCGTTTGGCCAATCAGTACGAGGTTTTCAGACAGCCATGCGACAAGTTCTTGTGGTAGATGGGACATTTTTGAAGAGCAAATACAAAGGGGTCTTACTTGCTGCGACCGCTTTAGATGGAAACTCTAACTTGTATCCTGTTGCGTTTGCGGTTGTGGACTCAGAAAATGATCGTTCATGGGATTGGTTTATGAGACAACTAAAGGTTGTTATTGCGGACGAGCATTCTCTAGCTTTTGTGTCAGACAGAAATGCCTCACTTTGTAAGGCAATAGAGAATGTGTATCCTCTTTCTCATCATGGAATTTGCATCCACcatttgttgaataatgtgGTCACACATTACAGAGGAAAGAGACTGGCTGGATTGATTGCAAAAGCTTCTAAAGCTTATAGAGTCATTGATTTTCAGAAGCGATTCCAAGCTGTCTGCAATATTAGTCCAGCTATTGGAAAATATTTAACAGATGCAGATGTTACAAAGTGGGCTCGCTGTCAGTTTCCAGGATTCAGGTATGACATCAGAACGACTAACCCAGCTGAATCAATAAACTCTGCTTTGCGCACACTAAGAGAGTATCCAGTCATTCCTTTGTTGGATAGCATCAGAGAAATGCTGACCCGTTGGTTCTTCGAACGGCGCACACGAAGCAGGAAGCACAGCTACTGACCAACTCCTTTGGGACCTCTTAAATTAATGCTTGTAATTGGCTTCATTTCCCCACGCATCAAAAGAACACGTAACTGAAAGGTGACGGTGCGAGACAAAtcaggaaaaagaaaattatacatCCCTCTCACTTATTTATTGTGACTGAAAAGAGTaccttttaaaacaaacaagaaCTCAGAATATAATGAGAATGACCAGACATTATGTTATTATCAAAATGTCATATAATGACGGTTAATATTAATACAGCTTTTAAGGCGGAGATTTAGCACTAATCCGGAACAAATGCTAAAATAGACCAcaagagaaataaaaaatttcaaatagaGCCATgcctttttatatttaaatttaaatttaatttaattttattatattttactaatacatGCCATTAGCACTATTTTACCCATAATATGATCCGGATGCAAATCCGAAATTCAATCcaattttaaccaaaatttttttgggaaaattgtttttttagagcaaaaaaatggtaactatgtccctttatactaatctatactactttatgtcccattagactaatttttttcaaaatggcagtaatgcccttaaaattgtaatttttttattcctttttcgtttttttttttattttttgttcctttttcgtttttttatttttttttaaaaaaatcgatttttttttcaaaatataaaagtgaatattcccaaatattttgtttccatatttttaggaactgatttcttatccgtagaatacaactaatatgtagaaatcggtttctacagttttttagaattatagtaatgtttagattttgatttctacatgttttagatttatagtaaatctgtagaagtaggtttctacgtgttttagatttatattaatgtgtagattttgatttctaaagattttagaacgataggttaagcgcggaatgtgtattctaaatatttttagaatactcctatttacgtagatcacgtattctaaacattgtagattcaatgaaaaaagtggatttcgttttctacttcgtagaatgtcatttctactttatttagaacataatatgaaatttataatttttacttttttataactggaaaaaatatcactaagttcatataggtattttatcaaaagttactatttttccaaaaaaattttgtttgtaaaactatttattaaatttattttcaaaaatattaaagggtgttataggaaaatatgacacaaaatatagattagtctaaagggacatagttgccatttttttgctctaaaaaaacagttttcccaatttttttcttctcattttcTTCTCCATTAATAGTTCTTTCAACttcaaacaaaatcaaaaaaattctttaatcATCCACAAATCTTTTTATCCTAAATCGATCAACCCATAgtagtatttaatattatatccTACCCAGAATCAAATTTCGTCTTTTACGTATGAGATTCAAGATAAAAAAGAACACAGAGTATTACTAGTACAACTAAAATGaatataactattatatataaattgagTATAACCAGTATAACTGATACAAGAAAAACACGTATAAGTAATACAATTTTGCAATTAATATTGtgatgtttattttgtttttagtgTATGAAGA
The Brassica napus cultivar Da-Ae chromosome A1, Da-Ae, whole genome shotgun sequence DNA segment above includes these coding regions:
- the LOC106363339 gene encoding uncharacterized protein LOC106363339, with the translated sequence MHIYASCGLWKFDPLKGWRFAVDKNKRGRVLYMELTSSFEDLRRMVLEDFGIDQNLVELELSYLPMELIGSIDCPPVIIESDRQVKKFLTYVRGKTSTRLCVSTSPISGNNSNIGVDNEKSSSPIREQGEPSSFPPRDDSVRSSESSKDVEDNSNSNANKEDDVLAIKAKEDDNGKSVRFSLVDVVKRGETFQNKTMLKATMEMSAMTHNFDYKVVKSDRNLWYIRCKYNPCKWSVRAEGLSGSTYFIIKKYVADHTCAASSMNNGGRTASAKTIGSLIMHRYDGVKEGPKTNDVIQIMRMEHGCEISKSLAWDAREFAISMVRGIPEKSFGKIPKYLHMLREANPRTHTFYETDVDGRFRFLFVSFGQSVRGFQTAMRQVLVVDGTFLKSKYKGVLLAATALDGNSNLYPVAFAVVDSENDRSWDWFMRQLKVVIADEHSLAFVSDRNASLCKAIENVYPLSHHGICIHHLLNNVVTHYRGKRLAGLIAKASKAYRVIDFQKRFQAVCNISPAIGKYLTDADVTKWARCQFPGFRYDIRTTNPAESINSALRTLREYPVIPLLDSIREMLTRWFFERRTRSRKHSY